The following proteins come from a genomic window of Ignisphaera sp.:
- a CDS encoding FGGY family carbohydrate kinase, producing the protein MSKQLFIGIDVGSSGVRVEVYDVEGNLISAGKAGISKQTVEEWIKAIDEAMPTVVKNCTDCEKHVSVDSTSGTFIAIDKFGNPLYGPVMYYEKRGDVFEEIRNIEAVNELSKRGVSVDASSPFVKMLYIRKTLSNIYDNVYKFVPAATWLLYKLCYDEGEQWEDIKADYTNALKFGLDILSTPPKWFEPLYNSIGIEIDKLPDLAPSGEFICRAKSRIAQRMGLHNASVYQGMTDGNAAALAGGALRKGDVNIYTGSTTVPKISVDRIVMHPAIYYHIHPLDGYLAGSATGFTGAYLTWISEKVFGLSIEEAFRYIEAVEAGTEYLFFPYGDRGPFYDPNLAPALINFVMYDQSRDIVIGRILRSVVLGITMLENFYIDLFQKLFNVRISEVNLTGGATKSKLWNRIRASVYERRIFVHGDLVGIGTIIPILYRNKIYTSINEIKQRFLKPVEFVEPDAELTRIYRGFKENFEKKWIKLQELYKA; encoded by the coding sequence GTGAGTAAACAATTATTTATTGGAATAGACGTTGGTAGTAGTGGTGTTCGTGTAGAGGTATATGATGTAGAGGGGAACCTTATATCAGCTGGAAAAGCTGGTATATCAAAGCAAACTGTTGAGGAGTGGATCAAGGCAATAGACGAGGCCATGCCAACAGTTGTGAAGAACTGTACCGATTGCGAGAAGCATGTGTCGGTAGACAGCACATCAGGAACATTCATAGCAATTGACAAATTTGGTAATCCGCTCTACGGCCCTGTTATGTACTACGAAAAGAGAGGTGATGTCTTTGAAGAGATTAGGAATATCGAGGCTGTTAACGAGCTTTCAAAACGTGGTGTTAGCGTTGATGCCTCATCACCTTTCGTCAAAATGCTCTATATAAGAAAAACTCTTAGCAATATATATGATAATGTATACAAATTTGTCCCTGCAGCAACATGGCTACTCTACAAGCTTTGCTATGACGAGGGAGAGCAATGGGAAGATATTAAAGCTGATTATACAAATGCATTAAAATTTGGTCTAGACATACTCTCAACACCTCCAAAATGGTTTGAACCTCTATACAACTCTATAGGCATTGAAATAGACAAGCTCCCCGATTTAGCTCCATCAGGAGAGTTTATATGCAGAGCTAAGAGCCGTATCGCACAGAGAATGGGTCTACACAATGCAAGTGTGTACCAAGGTATGACAGATGGAAATGCAGCTGCATTAGCTGGGGGGGCCCTTAGAAAAGGAGATGTAAACATCTACACAGGATCGACAACAGTACCCAAAATATCTGTTGACAGAATAGTTATGCACCCAGCTATATACTACCACATACACCCCCTAGATGGGTACCTAGCAGGCTCAGCAACAGGATTCACGGGCGCCTACCTAACATGGATCTCAGAAAAAGTCTTTGGATTATCTATAGAAGAGGCTTTTAGATACATCGAAGCTGTTGAGGCTGGGACAGAATATCTCTTCTTCCCATATGGAGATAGAGGACCATTCTATGACCCAAACCTTGCCCCAGCACTCATAAACTTTGTTATGTATGACCAGTCAAGGGATATTGTTATTGGTAGAATATTGAGGAGTGTGGTACTTGGAATAACAATGCTTGAAAACTTCTACATAGATTTATTCCAAAAACTATTTAATGTTAGGATAAGCGAAGTTAATCTAACGGGTGGTGCTACTAAATCCAAGCTTTGGAATAGGATAAGAGCATCTGTATATGAACGAAGAATTTTTGTACACGGGGATCTGGTTGGTATTGGGACAATAATACCCATTCTATATAGAAACAAGATATACACCAGCATAAATGAGATTAAACAGAGATTTCTAAAACCAGTAGAGTTTGTTGAACCAGATGCTGAATTAACGAGAATTTACAGAGGGTTCAAAGAAAACTTTGAGAAAAAATGGATAAAGCTGCAAGAGCTCTACAAGGCATAG
- a CDS encoding phosphoglycolate phosphatase — protein MNNNVEKKLLESLKDGRPSAIFIDIDGVLTIERGSYVIDLELIELLRKVMEYNIPVCLVSGNAYPTVLTLQRYLGLSPIFIAENGCVIQLHKELIKICRENLDPLVDEIEKEFHLKRSASNLYRLCDRAFHVPDDVKSNPSKARELEKNIMEKYPSIYALYTGYVLHIYPRYCSKSSAIRIVAEKMGLDLEKAIAIGDSVTDVDMIKTVGIGVAVGDADEEAKRDAKIVLPFKASQSTKYLISILLKRISQIRE, from the coding sequence TTGAATAACAATGTTGAGAAGAAGCTACTTGAATCTCTAAAAGATGGCAGACCATCAGCAATATTTATCGATATAGATGGTGTTCTGACAATTGAGAGAGGTTCTTATGTAATAGATTTGGAGCTTATAGAGCTTCTCAGGAAGGTTATGGAATATAACATTCCAGTGTGTCTTGTTTCCGGAAATGCCTACCCAACTGTTTTAACGTTGCAGAGGTATCTAGGTCTTTCACCGATATTCATAGCTGAGAATGGCTGTGTGATACAATTGCATAAAGAGCTCATAAAGATATGTAGAGAAAACCTCGATCCGCTTGTAGATGAAATAGAAAAGGAGTTCCATTTGAAGAGATCGGCAAGCAATTTATATAGGCTATGCGATAGAGCCTTTCACGTGCCAGATGATGTAAAATCCAATCCTAGCAAGGCCAGAGAACTAGAAAAGAATATTATGGAGAAATATCCAAGTATATACGCTTTATATACAGGCTATGTGCTACACATATACCCAAGATACTGCAGCAAAAGCAGTGCAATAAGAATTGTCGCAGAGAAAATGGGGTTAGATCTAGAAAAAGCTATAGCAATTGGTGATAGCGTCACAGATGTGGACATGATTAAAACAGTTGGGATAGGGGTTGCCGTCGGCGATGCAGATGAAGAAGCGAAGAGAGATGCAAAAATAGTTCTACCGTTCAAGGCATCCCAATCAACAAAATATTTGATTTCAATTCTACTCAAACGTATTTCACAAATTCGTGAATAG
- the rbcL gene encoding type III ribulose-bisphosphate carboxylase: MPKEEFEPYHAWVDKSYVPDPKKDVILTFRVTPAEGFSIEDVAGGIAAESSTGTWTTLYVWYDQNRLEKLKGRAYFFKDLGDGSWLVRIAYPAELFEEGNMPGFLASVAGNIFGMRRAKWLRVEDIYMPLDFVKYFKGPVKGLRGVRDIFKVYDRPIVGTVPKPKVGYTADEVEKLAYEILSGGMDYIKDDENLVSPSYCRFEARAKSIMKIIDKVEKETGERKVWFANITADVREMEKRLKLVADYGNPYIMVDVVITGWSALTYIRDKAEEYGLAIHAHRAMHAAITRNPYHGISMFTLAKLFRIIGVDQLHIGTPEVGKLEAKTIDVIRNAKVLRENPFKPDPDDIYHLEQEFGSIKPAVPVSSGGLHPGTLPEVVRVLGKDLVMQIGGGTIGHPDGPRAGAAAVRQALEAISKGIPLEDYARDHKELRRALEKWGTVRPI, translated from the coding sequence ATGCCTAAAGAAGAGTTTGAGCCATATCATGCATGGGTCGACAAAAGCTATGTTCCAGACCCCAAGAAGGATGTTATCCTAACATTTAGAGTTACACCTGCAGAGGGCTTCTCTATAGAGGATGTTGCTGGGGGTATTGCTGCTGAGAGTAGCACCGGTACCTGGACAACACTATATGTTTGGTATGATCAGAACAGGCTTGAGAAGCTGAAGGGCAGGGCATACTTCTTCAAGGATCTTGGTGATGGCAGCTGGCTTGTGAGGATAGCCTACCCAGCTGAATTATTTGAGGAGGGCAATATGCCAGGTTTCCTCGCTAGTGTTGCTGGCAACATATTCGGTATGAGGAGGGCTAAGTGGCTGAGGGTTGAGGACATCTACATGCCTCTAGACTTCGTCAAGTATTTCAAAGGGCCTGTAAAGGGTTTGCGCGGGGTTAGAGACATTTTCAAAGTTTATGACAGGCCTATTGTTGGTACAGTTCCAAAGCCTAAGGTTGGCTACACAGCAGATGAGGTTGAGAAGCTAGCCTACGAGATACTGTCTGGCGGCATGGACTACATAAAAGATGATGAGAATCTTGTCTCGCCCAGTTACTGCAGGTTTGAGGCAAGGGCAAAGTCGATTATGAAGATCATCGACAAGGTTGAGAAGGAGACTGGAGAGAGGAAGGTATGGTTCGCAAACATAACAGCAGATGTTAGAGAAATGGAGAAGAGGCTAAAGCTCGTAGCAGACTATGGAAACCCATACATCATGGTAGACGTTGTCATAACTGGGTGGTCAGCCCTAACATACATAAGGGACAAGGCCGAGGAGTATGGACTTGCAATACACGCCCACAGAGCAATGCATGCAGCTATTACTAGAAATCCATACCACGGAATATCGATGTTCACACTAGCAAAGTTGTTCAGGATAATAGGTGTTGACCAGCTGCACATTGGAACACCAGAAGTTGGAAAGCTAGAGGCTAAGACCATAGACGTTATTAGAAATGCGAAGGTGTTGAGAGAAAATCCATTCAAGCCAGATCCAGACGACATATACCACCTAGAGCAGGAATTTGGATCAATAAAGCCTGCAGTTCCAGTATCATCTGGTGGTCTACACCCAGGTACGTTGCCAGAGGTTGTTAGGGTGCTAGGCAAGGATCTTGTGATGCAGATTGGCGGCGGTACGATAGGGCATCCAGATGGGCCAAGAGCAGGAGCGGCTGCTGTTAGACAGGCTCTAGAAGCAATCTCAAAGGGCATTCCACTAGAGGATTATGCAAGAGATCACAAAGAGCTTAGAAGAGCCTTGGAGAAGTGGGGAACTGTAAGACCCATATAA
- a CDS encoding archaellin/type IV pilin N-terminal domain-containing protein encodes MGLIRCCLKGVSPVIATIILILITVSAGVLLWLWISTFASSSPIGQNQALRERMKIEAVNVNMTGKKIIAFVRNVGDVPIQIVTAYILDINGNVVDVQEINGTSITPGKLAKISIDISRADTVMVPGFSYRLKLITSNGVENEYIFVYSS; translated from the coding sequence ATGGGCCTTATTAGATGTTGTTTGAAGGGTGTATCTCCAGTAATAGCAACTATAATACTCATACTAATAACCGTTTCGGCAGGTGTTTTACTCTGGCTATGGATATCTACTTTTGCGTCCTCATCACCAATAGGACAAAACCAAGCCCTTAGAGAGAGAATGAAAATAGAGGCTGTAAATGTAAATATGACTGGAAAGAAAATCATCGCGTTTGTTAGAAATGTTGGCGACGTACCTATTCAGATAGTCACTGCATATATATTAGACATAAACGGAAATGTGGTAGATGTGCAAGAAATAAATGGAACAAGCATTACACCAGGAAAGCTAGCTAAAATATCAATAGATATCTCAAGAGCAGACACAGTTATGGTTCCAGGCTTTAGCTATCGACTAAAGCTTATTACATCTAATGGTGTGGAGAACGAGTATATATTTGTCTATTCATCATAA
- a CDS encoding type II/IV secretion system ATPase subunit, with translation MLIDKSYEAVEGYKIGFRGIVEVSIVKGLDGKLRYFVREPDLTSFLEELRRRVVETIFNDVEMLKRLSSFNGFDDGYEYANDVVYNLCRKFFGRKRCEDSKSSLDRVVYYVLRDFVGYGEIDPFIRDPEIEDITCDGVGRPIHVFHRRYEWLETNVALSPERLNSIVKKLAYRADREVSIAQPIVEGILRPEGYRVHIVLDIVSTHGHSFTVRKYRERPFSIVELINSGMLDPGVASLVWLAAENKQGIVFYGPTGSGKTTLLNAVAMLLPSELKIVSAEDTQEIRLPFHENWMSMVSRLSSDPNIQNVTLQAQVEAAMRQRPDVLILGEIRSREAYSFFQAVSTGHGGLTTIHAENVESLIRRLSSPPMNVPVSLIASAKLFVQIQRLLYRTSIVRKVTYVHEIWDYDPATNRITIKLLCKWDRESDSWLFNLSESRLLKDISQLLLTSYEDILEDLVRRATLLLYAVKKEMDVIQIHSLVRRYRRDPVTTYLEAVKFVEKPYRFRIVDEIEKKAI, from the coding sequence ATGCTTATTGATAAGAGCTACGAAGCTGTAGAGGGTTATAAAATTGGTTTTCGTGGAATAGTGGAAGTATCAATTGTCAAGGGATTAGATGGTAAACTAAGGTATTTTGTTAGAGAGCCTGACTTAACCTCTTTTCTCGAGGAACTTAGGAGGAGGGTTGTTGAGACTATTTTTAACGATGTTGAGATGTTGAAGAGACTTTCAAGCTTCAATGGCTTTGATGATGGCTATGAATATGCAAATGATGTGGTGTATAACCTCTGTAGAAAGTTTTTCGGTAGAAAGAGATGTGAAGATTCAAAGAGTTCACTTGATCGAGTTGTTTACTATGTTCTCAGAGATTTTGTTGGCTATGGAGAGATAGATCCATTCATTAGAGATCCTGAGATAGAGGATATAACATGTGATGGCGTTGGCAGACCTATTCATGTTTTTCATAGAAGATATGAGTGGCTAGAAACAAATGTTGCTCTATCTCCTGAAAGGCTCAACTCTATTGTGAAGAAACTTGCTTATAGAGCTGATAGAGAGGTTTCTATTGCTCAACCAATTGTAGAAGGTATTTTGAGGCCAGAGGGCTATAGGGTGCACATAGTTCTTGATATAGTCTCTACACACGGCCACAGCTTTACCGTTAGAAAGTATAGAGAGAGACCCTTCTCAATAGTTGAGCTAATAAATAGTGGTATGCTAGACCCCGGCGTGGCCTCGTTGGTATGGCTAGCAGCTGAAAATAAGCAGGGAATAGTGTTCTACGGTCCAACGGGATCGGGCAAGACAACACTATTAAATGCTGTTGCAATGCTATTGCCATCTGAACTAAAGATAGTTTCTGCAGAAGATACACAGGAAATTAGATTGCCATTCCATGAGAACTGGATGTCCATGGTATCTAGACTGAGTAGCGATCCAAACATCCAGAATGTTACTCTCCAGGCACAAGTTGAGGCTGCTATGAGGCAGAGACCAGATGTTCTAATACTTGGCGAGATAAGGTCTAGAGAAGCCTATAGCTTTTTCCAAGCTGTTTCAACAGGTCATGGAGGGCTAACAACGATTCATGCAGAAAACGTGGAGTCTCTAATTAGAAGACTCTCTTCACCGCCAATGAATGTGCCAGTATCTCTTATAGCATCTGCAAAGCTTTTTGTACAAATTCAGAGACTTTTGTATAGAACTAGCATTGTGAGGAAAGTCACATACGTGCATGAGATCTGGGACTATGATCCAGCAACAAATAGGATTACCATAAAGCTTTTATGTAAATGGGATAGAGAGTCTGATTCCTGGCTCTTTAACTTATCTGAAAGCAGGTTATTGAAAGACATTTCACAACTTCTTTTGACAAGTTATGAGGATATTTTAGAAGATCTAGTTAGGAGAGCAACTTTGCTTCTCTACGCAGTTAAGAAGGAAATGGACGTTATTCAAATACATAGTTTAGTGAGAAGATATAGGAGAGATCCAGTAACAACATATCTAGAGGCTGTAAAATTTGTTGAAAAGCCATATAGATTCAGAATTGTTGATGAAATTGAGAAGAAAGCTATATAG
- a CDS encoding type II secretion system F family protein has protein sequence MRRKLYSISQISKSPFEKLIIMALKFFKIDLETMVIGSGIATSYRKYVERSSKILLLVFLVSSISSAFFALYMFASPLAIVLLTLAIPLLIVLPIAMALTIFIPIILYSNRGEVVESKTLQLLLALSLLGASGQSIYRILESLPIVLGRDFKFFSVEIDLATSLIKAGVPADEALKRVASITPSQTLRELFSSLASAIAIGGGVTDLLSSLLERYVSRYSIRIERAVETLNVYMEVYVAVALLIPVLVGSIAALLLIYPISWLSFDALMILTTLLLVPTASASIVVLSDVIVSRMRP, from the coding sequence TTGAGAAGAAAGCTATATAGCATTTCACAGATTTCTAAATCCCCATTTGAAAAACTTATTATAATGGCTCTAAAATTCTTCAAAATTGATTTGGAGACAATGGTAATCGGATCTGGAATTGCAACAAGCTATAGGAAATATGTTGAAAGGTCCTCAAAGATCTTATTACTAGTATTCCTAGTCTCCTCCATCTCATCAGCGTTCTTTGCTTTGTATATGTTTGCCTCGCCTTTAGCTATAGTACTATTGACTCTTGCTATACCACTTCTAATAGTATTGCCTATTGCGATGGCGTTGACCATATTTATACCAATCATTCTTTATAGTAATAGAGGAGAGGTTGTAGAGTCTAAAACACTACAGCTACTACTAGCACTTTCTCTTCTAGGCGCCTCTGGACAGAGTATATATAGAATTCTAGAGTCTCTCCCAATTGTTTTGGGAAGAGACTTTAAGTTCTTCTCTGTTGAGATAGACCTAGCTACATCACTTATCAAAGCTGGTGTCCCAGCTGATGAAGCTCTGAAGAGAGTTGCTAGCATAACTCCGTCTCAGACACTAAGAGAGTTGTTTTCTTCACTGGCTTCGGCAATAGCCATTGGGGGTGGGGTTACAGACTTGTTATCAAGTCTTTTAGAGAGATATGTAAGCAGATATAGTATTAGGATTGAGAGAGCTGTAGAGACTTTGAATGTTTATATGGAGGTATATGTCGCAGTAGCATTGCTAATACCAGTACTCGTAGGGTCTATAGCAGCGCTTCTGTTAATATACCCAATTAGCTGGCTATCATTTGATGCTCTTATGATCCTAACAACACTTCTTCTAGTTCCTACAGCCTCTGCATCCATAGTGGTTTTATCAGATGTTATAGTGTCTAGGATGAGACCTTGA
- a CDS encoding type II secretion system F family protein produces the protein MRKEPRVIVLSVIVMLLGLILPLIVLPLITKLIGFNFFRGIRGLYIKVRFYYIPIPVLLSPDSYTTIGCIISFTMLSIYLLFKEDIETRRRLGRQTQDFITVLSSYVRAGVPMSKAVELSSNAVGKPLQDYLIRFAKLIQLGFDPFKAFETVFGDVPREVKAVLSCLPVGFVSGGRVAEVLSIAERFSFQLSRLNELRRTRLEGYKALLYLTIFAYVMGSIITIVLLSYIAKAAFSTPFARASIDIYYTLSLYYISTIFIAVISSIAISRMIYGEIVPFLKYSAIAILASSLIFSLVYAFI, from the coding sequence TTGAGAAAGGAGCCAAGGGTAATAGTGCTCTCTGTAATTGTTATGTTGCTGGGGCTCATATTACCGCTGATAGTGTTGCCTCTAATCACAAAGTTAATTGGTTTCAATTTTTTTAGGGGTATCAGAGGTCTGTATATAAAGGTAAGATTCTATTATATACCGATACCCGTTCTCCTCTCCCCAGACTCTTACACCACGATAGGGTGCATAATCTCATTCACTATGTTATCCATTTACCTGCTTTTCAAAGAGGATATAGAGACTAGGAGGAGGCTGGGCAGGCAGACACAGGATTTTATAACTGTATTATCTTCATATGTCAGGGCTGGTGTTCCCATGTCCAAGGCTGTGGAGCTTTCATCAAACGCTGTTGGCAAACCTCTCCAAGACTATCTAATTAGGTTCGCTAAGCTTATTCAGCTTGGTTTCGACCCATTTAAAGCATTTGAAACTGTTTTTGGCGATGTTCCCAGAGAGGTCAAAGCTGTTCTCTCTTGCTTACCTGTGGGATTTGTAAGTGGTGGTAGGGTTGCAGAGGTTCTGTCAATTGCTGAGAGGTTCTCTTTTCAGTTATCAAGATTGAATGAGTTGAGAAGAACAAGGCTAGAGGGTTACAAAGCACTTTTATACCTAACAATCTTCGCATATGTCATGGGAAGCATAATAACGATAGTGTTACTTTCATACATAGCTAAAGCGGCTTTTTCAACACCATTTGCTAGAGCTTCAATAGATATATACTATACACTCTCTCTTTACTACATCTCAACAATATTCATAGCGGTGATATCTTCTATAGCTATTAGCAGAATGATCTACGGCGAGATTGTGCCATTCTTAAAATACTCGGCTATAGCAATACTCGCATCATCACTAATATTCTCACTTGTATATGCATTTATATAG
- a CDS encoding HAD family hydrolase produces MVSVRVLSFDVWDTILDINKMFSFIASRLAVHIPKVDVAEVLEVIRVVYDKCKLRRRLGEIDGFDIVIESQNMLAERLGIETNKVLEAISDAFASADPKDIIFGDVIDTLELLHRLGFKLGVIGNTVFWSSIYTIDLLKRLGIYNIFEALVFSDETRINKPDRRIFFIFAKKIGEEPKRIAHVGDSVIEDVGGALSAGMKAIHIDRRRGRNKLVLKDLGLALIGEFPQIIEVLEEL; encoded by the coding sequence ATGGTTTCGGTGCGTGTACTATCATTTGATGTCTGGGACACTATACTGGATATAAATAAAATGTTTAGCTTTATTGCCTCGAGACTTGCCGTCCATATTCCAAAAGTAGATGTTGCGGAGGTTTTAGAGGTTATTAGAGTTGTTTATGATAAATGTAAATTGAGGAGAAGGTTAGGGGAGATAGACGGCTTTGACATAGTCATAGAGTCTCAGAATATGCTTGCAGAAAGACTTGGGATTGAAACAAACAAGGTTTTAGAGGCTATTTCAGATGCATTTGCATCTGCAGACCCCAAAGACATCATATTTGGAGATGTTATAGACACTCTCGAGCTTTTGCATAGACTTGGATTCAAGCTTGGGGTGATAGGCAACACAGTTTTCTGGAGTAGCATATACACAATAGACCTTCTCAAAAGACTTGGCATATACAATATATTCGAAGCCCTAGTCTTCTCTGACGAGACAAGGATAAACAAGCCTGATAGAAGAATATTCTTCATTTTCGCAAAGAAAATTGGGGAAGAGCCTAAAAGAATTGCACACGTTGGAGATAGTGTTATCGAGGATGTTGGGGGTGCATTATCTGCTGGTATGAAGGCTATTCACATAGACAGGAGGAGAGGGAGAAACAAACTGGTCTTAAAGGATCTTGGACTTGCATTGATAGGCGAATTTCCACAGATTATAGAGGTTTTAGAAGAGCTTTAG